Proteins encoded together in one Diceros bicornis minor isolate mBicDic1 chromosome 18, mDicBic1.mat.cur, whole genome shotgun sequence window:
- the C18H17orf80 gene encoding uncharacterized protein C17orf80 homolog isoform X2: MEVCPYCKKPFKRLKSHLPHCKMIGPHIPADQKVCHSPPPTLPPAKKMKGPVKDLIQAKEREFGTEKEKRNPKLKRHTPERTDKSFPLLAGLEKAGNTKTHKDVKNQIQLSLKMLKNTEPKITFQGETKAQFYASENTTPEKELAKDLPKSGESRSNPSETEASLPLGPLFPSSSNQGRKYSSALPNDVQTTSANLRLDKIDPPRQKLLAKLPDMPTDDYHNSPLNVNYGVKRVRSSLSNSERDSKAGDRLSDVSTNFRDSESQEKNTESQILSFKVSPLGRIQVREKQEKGLNLEVEACGRKGNAEKSVCVTEMTSTSDDSKKDFNTDDSATEKNSQDEGPNLSLFVPRETTHEFLSVSQSRNQSLTSLAIKFLQEEKAETCNHNRVPNVKALMESEERTSLQPQSGSRPQVSQPGCQQSLHSTQGHTSESPFTSQISVADRKTLPSSLGLEWFPELYPGYLGLGVLPGQPRCWNAMAQKPQLLSPQGERLSQVPLLERSSTAVRSSEPPTRLTTSNFSLTRLLGAVQKGWIRCSTTMKSGVGGITMLFTGYFVLCCSWSFRHLKLQRWRK, from the exons ATGGAAGTGTGTCCGTATTGTAAAAAGCCATTTAAGCGATTAAAATCCCACTTGCCACACTGTAAGATGATAGGACCACATATACCTgctgatcagaaagtttgtcactCCCCGCCACCTACACTCCCACCTGCTAAAAAAATGAAAGGGCCAGTCAAAGACTTAATTCAAGCTAAAGAGAGGGAGTTTgggacagagaaggagaaaagaaatcctAAGTTGAAAAGGCACACACCAGAACGGACAGATAAGTCCTTTCCACTATTAGCTGGTTTGGAAAAAGCAGGTAATACAAAGACACATAAAGACGTCAAGAATCAAATTCAACTCtccctcaaaatgttaaaaaatactgAACCAAAGATTACTTTCCAgggagaaactaaggctcagttTTATGCATCAGAGAACACTACTCCTGAAAAAGAACTTGCCAAAGATTTGCCTAAATCAGGGGAAAGTAGAAGTAATCCTTCAGAAACTGAAGCATCTTTACCTCTTGGCCCATTGTTTCCTTCTTCATCAAATCAAGGTAGAAAATATTCTTCAGCCTTACCTAATGATGTACAGACCACTTCTGCTAATTTAAGATTGGACAAAATTGATCCCCCAAGACAGAAGCTTCTAGCAAAATTACCAGATATGCCTACTGATGATTATCATAATTCTCCCCTGAATGTCAATTATGGGGTTAAAAGAGTAAGATCATCGTTGTCAAACAGTGAGAGAGATTCCAAGGCCGGGGATCGCCTCTCGGATGTCTCTACTAATTTTAGAGACTCTGAGTCTCAGGAAAAGAACACAGAATcacaaattttaagttttaaagttAGCCCATTAGGTAGAATCCAAGTCAGGGAGAAGCAGGAAAAAGGACTTAACCTTGAAGTAGAGGCAtgtgggagaaaaggaaatgcagaaaaaagtgtgtgtgtgacagaaatGACTTCCACGAGCGATGACTCTAAGAAGGACTTCAATACCGATGATTCAGCCACAGAGAAGAACTCTCAAGATGAAGGTCCCAATTTAAGTTTGTTCGTGCCAAGGGAGACAACTCACGAGTTCCTTTCTGTATCACAGTCACGTAATCAAAGTCTTACCTCTCTGGCTATAAAATTTCTTCAAGAAGAGAAAGCAGAAACCTGCAATCATAATCGAGTCCCTAATGTAAAGGCGTTGATGGAGAGTGAGGAACGAACTTCTCTGCAGCCCCAATCTGGCTCTCGGCCCCAAGTATCACAGCCTGGGTGCCAGCAGTCTTTACATTCAACCCAGGGTCACACTTCTGAAAGCCCCTTCACCAGTCAGATCAGTGTCGCTGACAGGAAGACACTTCCTAGCTCCCTGGGGCTGGAGTGGTTTCCAGAGCTCTATCCTGGTTATCTTGGCCTAGGGGTGTTGCCAGGGCAGCCTCGGTGTTGGAATGCAATGGCCCAGAAGCCCCAGCTCCTCAGTCCCCAGGGGGAAAGACTGTCTCAAG TTCCTTTGTTGGAAAGAAGTTCGACTGCTGTAAGGAGTTCGGAACCCCCGACCAGGCTTACAACCTCCAACTTCTCTCTAACGAGACTCTTGGGAGCTGTACAGAAAG GCTGGATCAGGTGCAGcaccaccatgaagagtggagTTGGTGGCATCACAATGCTCTTCACAGGATACTTCGTCCTTTGTTGTAGCTGGAGTTTCAGGCATCTGA AGCTGCAGCGCTGGCGTAAGTAA
- the C18H17orf80 gene encoding uncharacterized protein C17orf80 homolog isoform X1 — MEVCPYCKKPFKRLKSHLPHCKMIGPHIPADQKVCHSPPPTLPPAKKMKGPVKDLIQAKEREFGTEKEKRNPKLKRHTPERTDKSFPLLAGLEKAGNTKTHKDVKNQIQLSLKMLKNTEPKITFQGETKAQFYASENTTPEKELAKDLPKSGESRSNPSETEASLPLGPLFPSSSNQGRKYSSALPNDVQTTSANLRLDKIDPPRQKLLAKLPDMPTDDYHNSPLNVNYGVKRVRSSLSNSERDSKAGDRLSDVSTNFRDSESQEKNTESQILSFKVSPLGRIQVREKQEKGLNLEVEACGRKGNAEKSVCVTEMTSTSDDSKKDFNTDDSATEKNSQDEGPNLSLFVPRETTHEFLSVSQSRNQSLTSLAIKFLQEEKAETCNHNRVPNVKALMESEERTSLQPQSGSRPQVSQPGCQQSLHSTQGHTSESPFTSQISVADRKTLPSSLGLEWFPELYPGYLGLGVLPGQPRCWNAMAQKPQLLSPQGERLSQVPLLERSSTAVRSSEPPTRLTTSNFSLTRLLGAVQKGWIRCSTTMKSGVGGITMLFTGYFVLCCSWSFRHLSKPFYIFSLNYRSHPTIGTSKGFSKVLFVLHFCSI, encoded by the exons ATGGAAGTGTGTCCGTATTGTAAAAAGCCATTTAAGCGATTAAAATCCCACTTGCCACACTGTAAGATGATAGGACCACATATACCTgctgatcagaaagtttgtcactCCCCGCCACCTACACTCCCACCTGCTAAAAAAATGAAAGGGCCAGTCAAAGACTTAATTCAAGCTAAAGAGAGGGAGTTTgggacagagaaggagaaaagaaatcctAAGTTGAAAAGGCACACACCAGAACGGACAGATAAGTCCTTTCCACTATTAGCTGGTTTGGAAAAAGCAGGTAATACAAAGACACATAAAGACGTCAAGAATCAAATTCAACTCtccctcaaaatgttaaaaaatactgAACCAAAGATTACTTTCCAgggagaaactaaggctcagttTTATGCATCAGAGAACACTACTCCTGAAAAAGAACTTGCCAAAGATTTGCCTAAATCAGGGGAAAGTAGAAGTAATCCTTCAGAAACTGAAGCATCTTTACCTCTTGGCCCATTGTTTCCTTCTTCATCAAATCAAGGTAGAAAATATTCTTCAGCCTTACCTAATGATGTACAGACCACTTCTGCTAATTTAAGATTGGACAAAATTGATCCCCCAAGACAGAAGCTTCTAGCAAAATTACCAGATATGCCTACTGATGATTATCATAATTCTCCCCTGAATGTCAATTATGGGGTTAAAAGAGTAAGATCATCGTTGTCAAACAGTGAGAGAGATTCCAAGGCCGGGGATCGCCTCTCGGATGTCTCTACTAATTTTAGAGACTCTGAGTCTCAGGAAAAGAACACAGAATcacaaattttaagttttaaagttAGCCCATTAGGTAGAATCCAAGTCAGGGAGAAGCAGGAAAAAGGACTTAACCTTGAAGTAGAGGCAtgtgggagaaaaggaaatgcagaaaaaagtgtgtgtgtgacagaaatGACTTCCACGAGCGATGACTCTAAGAAGGACTTCAATACCGATGATTCAGCCACAGAGAAGAACTCTCAAGATGAAGGTCCCAATTTAAGTTTGTTCGTGCCAAGGGAGACAACTCACGAGTTCCTTTCTGTATCACAGTCACGTAATCAAAGTCTTACCTCTCTGGCTATAAAATTTCTTCAAGAAGAGAAAGCAGAAACCTGCAATCATAATCGAGTCCCTAATGTAAAGGCGTTGATGGAGAGTGAGGAACGAACTTCTCTGCAGCCCCAATCTGGCTCTCGGCCCCAAGTATCACAGCCTGGGTGCCAGCAGTCTTTACATTCAACCCAGGGTCACACTTCTGAAAGCCCCTTCACCAGTCAGATCAGTGTCGCTGACAGGAAGACACTTCCTAGCTCCCTGGGGCTGGAGTGGTTTCCAGAGCTCTATCCTGGTTATCTTGGCCTAGGGGTGTTGCCAGGGCAGCCTCGGTGTTGGAATGCAATGGCCCAGAAGCCCCAGCTCCTCAGTCCCCAGGGGGAAAGACTGTCTCAAG TTCCTTTGTTGGAAAGAAGTTCGACTGCTGTAAGGAGTTCGGAACCCCCGACCAGGCTTACAACCTCCAACTTCTCTCTAACGAGACTCTTGGGAGCTGTACAGAAAG GCTGGATCAGGTGCAGcaccaccatgaagagtggagTTGGTGGCATCACAATGCTCTTCACAGGATACTTCGTCCTTTGTTGTAGCTGGAGTTTCAGGCATCTGAGTAAGCCTTTCTATATTTTTAGCCTCAATTACAGGTCACATCCCACTATAGGCACCTCTAAGGGATTCTCCAAAGTGCTTTTTGTATTACACTTTTGCAGTATCTGA